The genomic DNA GATAAGCCTGGTTTCCTCCCGCGTGTATCCCTCCTCCGCAAATCCATCGATTTGAGGGAGACAGTTGAATGCGACCTGGTGCGGGTAGACCTCTGCCGTCGCCGGCTTACCGTTTAGCAGCGACACGACCTGCTTCTGCAGCTCGTCCACCGCCTTCTTCCCAGTGCTCGAGACCGACTGGTAGGTCGACACGACGACTCGTTCGATGGAGGCGGCATCATCCAGCGGCTTGAGGGCCACTAAGAGCTGCATTGCCGCGGCTGAGGGGATGGCTATTATCCCCCTGGCCATGTATCCGGCTACAGCGTCGGAGTTCACGTCAGGAACTACCAGCGGCACGTCCGTCTCCATCCGCCAGGCAGCCGACGTGTCGATGCACAATGCTCCCGCCCGGACCGCGGCGGGACAGAACTCACGGGCATGGTCGCTGCCGGCGGCAAAGAAGGCGATGTTGATGCCGGTGAAACAGTCGGCAGTAAGTTCCTCCACCACGACGGCCTTGCCACCGAACTCGATGACCTCGCCCACACCCGCGCCCGCAGCGAGTAGCTTTAACGTGCCAACAGGAAACTCCCGATCCTTGAGACACTGCAGGATCTCCTTACCGATGATGCCGGTTGCACCGACAACTGCTATGTTCCACTTTTTTCCCGACATGTATTTCATTCTCCGCTGAGGGGAGGTTAAGGTTGAGGAACGTCCAATACCTTTACTTTTGACTAGTACGAGATGCGATTCCGGAAATCAACTTGTTTAGCTCATGATGCAAGGAACGCAGATCCGAATCGAGAGTTCCCCCTGTCTCCAGCTTTCTCCCTCAACCTCAACCTCAACCTCAACCTCAACCTCAACCTCAACCTCAACCTCAACCTTAACCTTAACCTAGGTTTTCCACGATAGCGTCGCCGATTTCCCGAGTATTTACCAGCTTCTCCCCGTCCTTCTTCTGGTAGATGTCGCGGGTACGGTACCCCTGGTCGAGGACCTTCGCCACGGCGTTGTCGATGGCGTCCGCCGCATCCACCATCCCGAAGGAGTAGCGGAGCATCATTCCCGCTGAGAGGATCTGGGCGATGGGGTTCGCAATCCCCTGGCCTGCAATGTCGGGGGCCGAGCCGCCGGAAGGCTCGTACATGCCGAAGGTGCCCTCAGCCAGCGACGCCGACGGAAGCATCCCGAGAGAGCCGGTCAGCATGGCAGCCTCGTCGGAAAGGATATCACCGAACATGTTCTCGCACAGAAGAACGTCGAACTGCTTCGGCCAGCGCACGAGCTGCATGGCGCCGTTGTCCACGTACATGTGTGTGAGCTCGACGTCGGGATACTCCTTGCCGATGCCGGTTACCACCTCGCGCCATAGGACCGAGGAGGAAAGAACGTTCGCCTTGTCGATGGAGCAGACCTTCTTGCCGCGCTTGCGGGCCGCCTGGAACGCCACGTGCGTGATCCGCTCGATCTCGGGGACCGAATAGCGCATGGTGTCGAAACCCACCCGCTCGCGTCCCGTCCCCTCGATCCCTTTCGGCTGGGCGAAGTAGATGCCGCCGGTCAGCTCGCGGACGACGAGGACGTTGAAACCGCCGGCGATGACTTCTTCCTTGAGGGAGGAGGCGCCGGTAAGCGAAGGGAAGATGATGGCGGGTCGCAGGTTGGCGTAGAGCCCGAAGATCTTTCGCAGCGGCAGAAGAGCGCCGCGCTCGGGCTGCTCGTCGGGGGGAAGAGTTTCCCACTTCGGACCGCCCACGGAACCGAAAAGGATGGCGTCGCTCGCCCTGCAGATGTCGATGGTCGTCTGGGGCAGCGCCTTCCCCTCGTTATCGATGCCTGCCCCGCCGACGTTGGCATGGGTCCGCTCGAACTTCACTTCGTATTTCTTCTCAACCGCGTCCAGCACGCGGAGCGCCTCGGCCATCACCTCCGGCCCGATGCCGTCCCCCGGCAGAACCGCCACTTTGTATGTCTTCGCCATATGGAATCCTCCTTTTTCGCATTAAATCTTGCGATATTATGTGCGGAGGTGGGAGGTGTCAATAAAAAAAGCCGGGGTCTCCCTTCAGGTTGAGCGGGTAGGACAAGGCGCCAGTCTTGATCGTTCCTTGATGCGCCTCGTTTCTGAAAATGTGTAAGCACTGGGGGAAGAAATGGTGAGGACACAAGTGCAACTGACCGAAGAGCAGGTAGCATCTCTTAAACATCTGGCTGCCGAGCAGCATGTATCAATGGCGGGAATCATCCGCAGAGCTGTGGACCTTCTGGCCCGAACACGCTTCGTCCCCGATGACAAGACCCGGCGGCAAAAAGCGGCAGCGGCGGCAGGCCGATTTCATTCCGGCTGCGGTGATCTTGCAAAAGAGCACGACCGGTATGTCGCGGAGGCGTTCCACAGATGAGCATATTCATCGACACCTCCGGATTTCTTGCCGTCCTCGACAGTGACGATAGCTGCCATGAAAAGGCAAGAGCAGAGTGGCTTAGGCTGCTGGATTCCGACCATGACCTGATATCCAGCAGCTATATCCTGGTGGAAACCATTGCCGTGCTCCAGAAAGATTGGGTTTGGAAGCGGTGCGGGTGTTCCAGGAAGATGTGGTTCCGGTGCTGAAGATTCTGTGGGTTGACGAGATCATGCACGTTGCGGGAATCAGTACCGTTTTATCCTCAAACAGAGAAAGCTTTCCCCCGTTGACTGTGTAAGTTTCGAGTCAATGCGGGTTGGCGGAGTAACGGCAGCCTTTACCTTCGATCGGCACTTTAAGGCGCAGGGGTTCGCTTGCGTTCCGTGATGTCCTATTTACATCTCTCACGAGGAAGAGCATCAGTACGCGTAATTCCTGAGAGAGCAGGAGAAAGCAACAATGAAGCACCCGAAGCTGGATAAAGATGAGCAGGAACTACTCGACTCATTCTACAGGGGTGAATGGACGTCGACGGGCCGACAAGAAGGCCGAAAAGCGGCGCTTCTCCAAGATCGCGCACCATACCGTCCGCAAGGACCAGCGCGTCAACATCCGCATCTCGTCCAAGCACTTGGAGGGGCTCAAGAAAAGGGCTATCGAGGAATATTCCTTACCAGACCCTTATTTCAAGCATACTGCATAAGCACCTTTCGGGGGCATTGAAGGACAGGGCGGCGTAGGGAGGTGGTATGCAGAACCGATGTTACTGACAGAGCCCGCATATGGCGGGCTCTTGTCATTTGCGTTCATTGTCTTGTCGCAAGTGGATCATCGGCAAATCCACCGTCTGCCTTTTGCTGATTCAAGAAGCCATGCAATTGCTCTTGTAATTATCGAACCTCTGAATGTCTCTGTGTCAGGTTTGCAGGCTTGCAAGCCTGACCCGACAGATCCACGACAGATCCCACATGGCTGACCCTATTCTTACTGCTGTTACTGTTCTTACTTGCGCCCACCTTAAAGGCAGAAAGCCTTCAATAGGCAATTATATAGTTGAGATCCTCACCATCCCCCCATCGGTTGCAAGTATCATTACCAACTATTGAAACTGTGTTTTTTGTTGATAACGCTGCAAGCAATACTGCCAGCTGTTGCTTACCGACTGTAGAGTTTTCATCTCTGATTATCCAATATCCGCCGGTAGCACATGAGGGTTTACCAACTGGAGTTCCAGCAACT from Geobacter sp. DSM 9736 includes the following:
- the leuB gene encoding 3-isopropylmalate dehydrogenase, which gives rise to MAKTYKVAVLPGDGIGPEVMAEALRVLDAVEKKYEVKFERTHANVGGAGIDNEGKALPQTTIDICRASDAILFGSVGGPKWETLPPDEQPERGALLPLRKIFGLYANLRPAIIFPSLTGASSLKEEVIAGGFNVLVVRELTGGIYFAQPKGIEGTGRERVGFDTMRYSVPEIERITHVAFQAARKRGKKVCSIDKANVLSSSVLWREVVTGIGKEYPDVELTHMYVDNGAMQLVRWPKQFDVLLCENMFGDILSDEAAMLTGSLGMLPSASLAEGTFGMYEPSGGSAPDIAGQGIANPIAQILSAGMMLRYSFGMVDAADAIDNAVAKVLDQGYRTRDIYQKKDGEKLVNTREIGDAIVENLG
- a CDS encoding aspartate-semialdehyde dehydrogenase, whose product is MSGKKWNIAVVGATGIIGKEILQCLKDREFPVGTLKLLAAGAGVGEVIEFGGKAVVVEELTADCFTGINIAFFAAGSDHAREFCPAAVRAGALCIDTSAAWRMETDVPLVVPDVNSDAVAGYMARGIIAIPSAAAMQLLVALKPLDDAASIERVVVSTYQSVSSTGKKAVDELQKQVVSLLNGKPATAEVYPHQVAFNCLPQIDGFAEEGYTREETRLINETKKVLGGNVRVTATTVRVPVFYGDSASINVQTTRPLSVVKAREMLEKAPGVRLVDDPASREYPMPVDATGEEQVHAGRIRQDASEENALNIWTAADNVRLPACGAVQVAELLASKYLK
- a CDS encoding ribbon-helix-helix domain-containing protein — encoded protein: MVRTQVQLTEEQVASLKHLAAEQHVSMAGIIRRAVDLLARTRFVPDDKTRRQKAAAAAGRFHSGCGDLAKEHDRYVAEAFHR
- a CDS encoding PIN domain-containing protein, with the protein product MSIFIDTSGFLAVLDSDDSCHEKARAEWLRLLDSDHDLISSSYILVETIAVLQKDWVWKRCGCSRKMWFRC